The Leucobacter viscericola sequence GATCTTGCACAATGTTGTGCACCGACTGCAGCGTGAGTGCGGGCAGCTCGTTGGTGAGTGCGGTGTGCAGTTCATTGGCGGTAGTATGCGGATGCGCGGTGAGGTGTTCAAGTGCCGCGATCCTGCCCGATGTGCTCTTGAGCCCGTTTTCGCGCAGGCGCTCGCTCCACGCGGCGGAGTCGAAAGCGGTAAGCGGGAGCACGTTCCCACTCTATCTTATTTTGAGTCATTCAAAATTAAGCGACGCGCTGTGTGGCGCTTTCGTCGACCAAAGGCATGCTTAGTAGCGAGAGGCCATCTAAATTGCGGTGTTTAAGCATGCCTCTCGTTGGGAAGCATGCCTCTGGTCGGGATAAGGGCGGCGAGCCGCCGTCTGCAAAGATGGGAGGTGGCAGGGCCAAACGCAACACCCGCCCGGCCAGAGCGCAAAGGAGACTCCATGAAACTGCAGAACATGAGCGCCGTCGTTACCGGCGCCGCCTCGGGGCTCGGTGCCGCAACGGCGGCACGCCTCGCCGCGCAGGGAGTGCATGTGCTCGGGATCGATCTTGCCGCGAGCATCGAAGCAGCCGGAACGCCACCAGAGCGGGTGCAGTACCGATCCGCAGACGTGACCGACGAGCAGCAGGTGGCCGAGGCGCTCACGGCACTAGAGAGCCACACGATCCCACCCCTGCGCCTCGCCGTGAACTGCGCTGGCATCGCGCCCGCAAGACGGCTCCTTTCCTCGCGCGGCGTACACGACCTCGAGACCTTCCAGCGCACCATCAACATCAACCTGGTGGGCACCTTCAACGTGCTACGGCTTGCGGCCGAGCGCATGGCCGCGCAGGACCCCCTCGACGAGTCGGGGCAGCGCGGAGTCATCGTGAACACCGCCTCGGTCGCCGCCTACGAGGGGCAGATCGGGCAAGTTGCCTACGCCGCTTCGAAGGGAGGGGTTGTTGCGATGGGCATCGCCGCGGCTCGGGATCTTGCGCGCAGCGGCATTCGCGTGAACACCATCGCGCCGGGTGTCGTGGAGACCCCAATGCTTGCGGGGCTCGGTGCAGAGGTGAGCGACGCGCTCGCCGCATCCGTGCCGTTTCCGCACCGGCTCGCGCGGCCCGACGAGTTTGCGCAGCTCGTCACCATGATCGCCGAGCACGACTATCTCAACGGCGAAACGATTCGCATGGACGGTGCGCTGCGCATGCCGCCGCAGTAGTTGATCCCGAACCGCGTTGCCACACCAAACCCCCAAAGGAACACACATGGACGTCTTGTTTCGCCGCCTCGCCGAGAACCGCTTTCTCGCGACGGAAAAGGTCGGTGGTGCCTGGGATCCGCGCGAGCAGCACATTGCTCCGTCGCTCGGGTTGCTCGCGCACCTGGTCGAGCAGGATCGCGATGCGCGTCGCGGAGATGATCTGCAGCTTGCCCGGGTGTCCTTCGATATTCTGGGGCCGTTTCTGGTGGGCGAGGTCGAGACGGCCGTGCGTGTGCTGCGGCCGGGTCGCACGATCGAACTCGTCGAGGCAACCCTCGCCTCTGAGGGGCGCGTGGTGCTGACGCTTCGCGCGTGGCTCATGCAGCGCACCGGCACAGAACAGATCGAGGGATCGGCACTGCCCGCGATCCCGAGCCGCGACGAGATGGAACCGGCCCTGATGGATGACGGCTGGCCGGGAGAGTTCGTGCGCAGCTTCGAGATGCGCAGGCAGCGTCTCGGCACGGGGCGCGCGCAAGCCTGGATGCGCCCCAAGTATCCGCTGCTTGATTCAGAACAGGTGAGCCCGATGGCGCGTATGATCGCGCAACTCGATCTGGCGAACGGCATCACGCCGCGGGTTGACGCCACTGAGCTGCTCTTTCCGAATCTCGATCTCGACGGATCATTCTTTCGCACCCCGCAGGGGGATTGGCTCGGCTTTGACACCTCGGTCTCGTTTGGACCGAGCGGCGTGGGGCAGACACAGAGCACGCTGCACGACGAGCTCGGGCCGGTGGGCACGGTGTCGCAGACGCTGACCCTGCGGTATCGCTAGGGGGTGAGGGGGTGACCCGGGGCCGCCCCCTCACCGTTTACTTCAGTCGTAGTTTCTTGCGAGCCACCATCGCGGCTGCACCAACGGCGACGAGGCTGAGGCCACCGATCATCAGCCAGAGGGGGCTCTCGCCACCCGTAACCTCGAGTGTGGTTGTGTGGGTGTTCGAGAGTTTCGCCTCGGGGGCGTTCTCGGGGGTGGGTTTCTGTGCCTGCACGTAAGGAGCAGTGGCGGGTGTGCTGCCAGTAGACGCCTCCGGAGTGCTGCTCGGGGGTGTTGTGGGGTCTTCGTTATGCGGCGGGTCCGGAACAACAGGAACAACCGGTACAACAGGGCTCAGTTTGGTGTCGACGAGGCGCCCGAGGTCACCGACGAGATGGGTAGCGTCGAGAGTGCCGGTTAGTACGACGGTGTCGATCTTGTAGCCGGCGGGACCCGTGGTTTGGGTGAGCGTGTAATTGCCCCAGGGCAGCCCCTCGATGGTGATCTCACCGTCTGCCGAGTTGGTATCGAGGTCACCGTTGTCGGAAATGACCCTTTGGTATCCGTTGGGGCCCTCGAGTGTGAAGGTGCCGCTAGGAAGAGGATTGCCGTCGGCGTCAACAAGCCTCCAGGTCACGGTGCCAGGCAAAGGAGTGTTGACGATGGTTCCGAATGATCCTGCCAGCTGAGTGCTGGAAACCGTTGCCTGCCAGTTTTGCTGCTCAAGTCTGTAGCCGACCGGTGCCGTGACCTCGGTCAGGGTGTAAACACCAATCGGAAGGTGGTCGAGACCGAACTTGCCAGCTGCCGAGTTGGTGTCTGAGCTGTCGTTGTCGACGATGGTTTTGTCGAAACCGTAAGGGCCGACGACGTGGAATGCCGCACCGGGGAGAAGCTGACCCTTTTCGTCTGCCTTCGTCCAGGAAAGCGTGCCCTGGTCGCCGCCACCTCCGCCGCCACCGCTGAAGTACGTGTAGTCGTACGAAAAGGTTTGTTCGCCCGCAGCTACCGTGTTGTTGAGTGGAGAGCCCCCGGTTGCCCCGGAACTCGGCTGCATGATGTAGACCATGCGATAAGCGAGTGAGCTGTCACGAACGGGATCAAGGAATTTAACGGAGAAGGTGTGATTCGCGTCGTCAAAGGTGACGGTGTATTCGGAAGGGTCGATGCTGACCCAGTTATTGAACGCTGGGGTTCGAGTCTGCACGGCAACGGTCGATTTATTCAGAATGAGTCGAGAATCGTAGGTGTCGGTCCACTCGGAGTAGTTCGGACTCAGCACCGTGCCGGGGAAGCCGGAGTAGTACCTGATGGTTCCGTCGGCCAGGGTTTCACCGTTCTTTGCGAGACGCCATGGAAATCCGCCGGGAGAAGCAGCAATCGTGTTCGCTGTGTGAAAAACGGTGCCTGTTCCCGTTGTCCAGTCGAGGCCACTGGAGCCGTTGGATCGATTAGCGGTCGTAATAAACCGAACCGTACCGGTAACGTTTGCGTGGGTTTCTACGTAGTCCGTATACGTGCAGGTGATTGCGGTTGATGTTGAGGCGCAGTTGGCAATCACATTGTCGTCGTTATCTTTCACCTGCGCACTGTCAAGGCGCGCACTGACGTAGCTGATCGGAACATTGAGCGTGAACGTATCGCCAGCACGGGTTCCGCCCGGGGCTGAAAAGGTGACGTCGACCGAAAATTGCTCTCCGATGCGAACGTCACTCGGATTGGCGGCAACGCTGGTGATGGATTCAACTTCCGCCGCGACCGCAATTGTGGGCACGGCAAAGGTGCCGAGAAGGGCGAGTCCGATGACGCCCATCGTGGCACCCAAGTGGGTTATTTTCTTCTGCATACTGAATGGTCCTATTTAGCCGATGTTGTGCTTGCGCAGCGCGTTCTTGCTCTTTGGCAAGAGCGCGGTCGCAGGTAGACATAGGGGAATGTCACGTGTTGAGAACGAGTTCGCCAGAAGAATCGGTCTCAGTTTCAGCAAACTTGCAGAAACGATTTATTCGAAGACTTGCTGCCGACCGCTCGCCGTTCCAGAGACGTCGAACCCTGACAGTGTGCGGGCTGTAAATGAGAGTTGGTAGGTAAACGGCTCCCGAGGGGCTGTGAGTGCAACCCCGAAGTGGCCGCCCTCTGCGCTGGGGAGCGAGGTCGTGCACACGCCGAGGGCGCCCTCAAACTCGCAGTCCCAGTGATCTGGTGGGGTGAGCGAGGCGATTGGCGACGAGAACTGGAGGGTGAACCTGTCGACGGTCCACTCCTCGCCGGGCACATCAAACTGCACATTGAAATTCGTCTCGCCGTCCACACTGTCGAGAGCCGTTTCGAAGGACGCTTTTGGTGGTGCCGCAAACCACAGCGTGTTTGTGGCATAGGCCGACACAACAACGGCGAGGGCGGCTAGCCCCAAAACGAGGACCGCGGAAAACAGGATCACATACGATCTGCTGCCCATTGTTGAACGCGCCCAATTCGACATTCTCTTCGGGCCGCTCAGGAGCCCATTGTTGGATCCTGCTGAACCGCCTGAGTGCGGCGCAGTTCCAGTTTGGGGAGTGGACGCCTGTGCACCCGAAGATGGTCCCGCTGACAGATCCGCAAGCACCAGAAAGGTCGAGAGCCCCAGCGCCGAGAGGTATCCAAAACGACCCCACCCCGCTTTGCACCTTGCACACTCGCGAAAGTGTGCGGTCCGTTTCTCGACCGGGAGCTCGGCTAGGTGCAGTGGCACCTGCTTGGGAAGGCGTCGCGCGGCCTTCCTGCATTCCTCGGGAGCATCCTCCAGAAGAATCGTTTCCAGAATGAGCTTCCGCAGCTTCAACTTGGCCCGGCTGTTGAGGCTGTAGATCGCGGGGGCGGGCCGTCCAAGTAGCTCTTCGAGCTCGCCCGGTTTTCTCTCTTCCACCACAGTGGCGATAAGCAGCTTGCGTTGGTCCTCCGGCATCTTCGCGAGGGCGCGTCGAACGATGTCGAGATCCGAACTGATCTCGAGCTCTCGTATGCGAGGATCAGCTGGCGCGACAAAGTCGAAATCCTCAACCGCCTCTACGACCTTTGAGCGTGGCGATCGTGCAAAATCTCTGACCCGATTCCGCATGCTTTGGGCAAGGTAGGCGATGATCTGCTCCGAGGGGCCTCTTCCCCTCTCCCACTGGTCAAGCAGGTTGAGGATCGCTTCACTCAGTAGATCGTCGGGGTCGTACGTTGATCCCGCGACCTTGCGCGAGATGCCCATGAGGAGGGAGAGGTGCTCCTCAAAGTATCGCCCTGCCGCCTTGCGGTCACCCTGAACAGCGGCGAGGAGATCAAGATTTTGGGGGTCGCGAGAGAAGCGCTCAGCGTCGTGTGCGGAACCAGAGTCGTCTGCTCCAGGCATCGCTATCTCCCTTAAGTTCGATTTGTTAATCGACGAGAAATCTAAAGCGCCGGTTGCCATAGCCGCGCTTCTGCGTAGCAAAAGCAGTCAGCAGTTCAACACCGCAAGATTCCCCGGCTAGCAATCATAGAGCGTTGTGGCGATCCTCAGTATCACCCTGCACTCAGTTACCGGTGCGCCCGACTCTCGCCAGCGTGACTCTCGGGTTCGAGCTGCAGCGTGACGTGGTCGGTCGTGAAGTGCAGGCGGAGGCAGGCGCGCAGCTCGTCGAGGATGGCGTGGTAGCCGAGCTCGTTCCAGGCCTTGTCGCTGATCGTGACGTGCGCCGAAAACGCGGGAACGCCCGAGGTGATGGTCCATGCGTGCACGTCGTGCACCTCCGCGACACCCGGAACCGCGAGCATGTGAGTTCGGGCTACATCGATGTCGATGTTCTTTGGTGTCGCTTCGAGCAACACGTTGACAACGTCGCGCAGCAGGCTGATGGCTCGAGGGAAAATGAGTACCGCGATGAGCAGTGAGGCGATCTGGTCGACCATATTCCAGCCGGTAAACATGATGATGAGACCGGCGATAATCACCGCGACGGAGCCGAGCAGATCGCCCAGCACTTCGAGGTAGGCACCGCGAATGTTGAGGCTCTCCTTCTGGCCCGATTGCAGGATCAGCAGTGAAATGAGGTTCGCGACGGCGCCGATAATGGCTGCAATGAGCATCGGGCCGGACTCGATGTCGACCTCGGTGCCGAAGCGGGCAATGGCCTGCGCAAAGATTACGACGGCGATCACGCCCAGCACGATGCCGTTGACGAGGGCGGCGAGCACCTCAACGCGCAGGTAGCCGAAGGTGCGCTTCGACGTCGCGGGCAGCGCCGCGATGAGGCTCGCGATCAGCGCGATCGCAACGCCGGTCGCGTCGGTGAGCATGTGCCCCGCGTCGGCGAGCAGGGAGAGCGAGTTTGAGATCAACGCGCCAATGACCTGGATCACAAAGACGCTGAGGGTGATCGAGAGAACGAGGATCAGCTTCTTGCGGTGTTTGCCGGTTGCTGTGCCTGCCCCGCTGAGACCGTGGTCGTGGCTGTGCTCCTTTTTGGCGGAGTTTTCAAGCGCGATCGGCGATCCCGGGTGACCCTTGCTGAACCCGGATTCGCTGAACTCAGCCTCGCAGTTTTCAGGCTGCTCGGCGTGATTATGATCCTCTGCCATGTTGGTAACTATACCCCCTCGGGGTATCTGCCGTAAAGGGTGACCCGGAACTGGCGAGATCGCGACTTAGGTTTTATCTATGGTTTTGCTGAGTATATGCTTGTTCTTCAGGAAGAAGGGAGCCTCGTGGGGGCGGTTAGGCGCACGGCTTGGGTGTTTCTTGACGAGTCAGGCACGCCTGACTTTGACCCCGCGGCGGGCAGCACTTATTTCGCGTTCGGATCTGCGACCTACTCGACGGATCGCCCCATTCCTCTGCAGGCTTTTCATGACCTCAGAACCGGGACTCGGTCAGCGCTACTCAACGGGTTTCATGCGGTCGATGATTCATTGACAACGCGGGCAGAGATGTTCGAACTTATCGCCCAACACCCCGCTCGATTTGGTGCGACGTTCATGCTGAAAGCAAATGCGCATGATCACGTCAGGCAGCGAGAAAAGATCTGGATGTACAAGTACACGCTCTATCGTCACCTCGCTTCAATCTTGCTCGAACTTCGAGGGCGGTACGACACGATTCATGTTGTCGCCGCAGAGATTGGAATGCAGGCCAAGCGCTCCGCGGTGCGTCTGGCGGTTGAAGATGTATGCCAGCAGCTCGAGAAAGGTGCTGATATTCGGCCCCATATCTGGCGTTCGTCAACCTCGGCGGGTCTGCAAATTGCAGATTATGGGCTGTGGGCAATCCAGAGGCATGTTATTCGAGGCGAGTCGTGGCAATACGAGAAAGCTGTTGCTCCGACGATGAGAAGCCTGCTCTATCCGTGGGGAGCGAAGGCATGAGGAAGGCCGGCTATCCGGAGTTTCCTCAGAAAAACCCCCCTGGGGTTTTTGTCGCCGACCTTCACCTCAAGTCTACGGGGTGGAATTTGAAGTGGCAACAGGGATGAAGCTGGGTGGCTAAAGGCCTTACTTGTCGATTGTAATCGGCCTGATGCCGACGTTTCTGGCGGCTTCTGCGAGGCGAGTGTCGTAGGTGAGGATGCCGTCGAGCTGGCTGCCGAGGGCGAGTGCCGCCGCGAGGTGGATCGCATCGAGTGAGCGAAGCTCGTGCGGTTCGAGGCGGCCCGCCTCTGCGTAGAGGGAGGGGTCGAGATTGACGATCCCGCACATGCGGAGTTGCTCGTACGCAGTGCCGAGAACATTGGGATTTGTTCGCATGACTGCGCGAGGCAACTCAGTCAGAGTGAGCGAAGACGTCATGAACCGGACCTGAGCGCTGCGGATCCACTCTTCAAGCTCCGCTGATTCCGCCTCGGCTATGACGAGCTTTACGAGGGCCGAGGTGTCGGCGTATACGAGCACTACAGACGCTCCTCTTTGAGTTCTTCCAGAATCTGCTCCATGCTGAGCCCGCTGGTGTTGCCAGTAGGAATGCCCTGTGCGGCAAGCTCGCTGAATAACCGGTCTCGTTCTTCGACAAACGTTTGGAAAGGCAAGCTGGGCGGCGTAATCTGCCCAGACTCGACCATCTCTTGATACTTGCTGGTGCGCAGCGGCACGATCTTGGCAACGGGGCGACCGCGATCGGTAATCTCGATCGTCTCTCCCTTTGCTGCACGCGCGACCACCTCAGAGGCGTTTTGCTTGAGTGCTCGAATTCCTACAGTGCTCATGTTCTACATTGTAGATCATTGGCGATTCCTTGAATAGGGCCGACGGTACCCGCAACGCGATACCCTCGTTCTATGGATTCCCCTCCGCTGTCAGTCGGCTTTGTCATGGTGCACACGTCGCCGCTCGACGTACCGGGTACCAAAGACGCGGGGGGTATGAACGTTGTTGTCAGCGCGCAGGCGGATGCCCTGGCGCGCGCGGGCCACAGGGTGCACATCTACACGCGCCGCTCAGATGAGTCTTCGCCGGAACGCGTCGAACTGCCATCGGGCGTCACCGTTGTGCACCTTGACGCTGGGCCGGCGCGGCTGCTGGCGAAAGGTGAGCACGAGGGTGTAATCGCGGAGTTTGAGCGCGCGCTCGCCGCGGAGCTCGCGAGCGAACCGACACAGATTCTGCACGCCGAGCACTGGTTCTCTGGAATCGCCGCGCTTGAACCGGCGCGCGCAGCGGGGATCCCGCTCGTGCAGAGTTACCACTCGATCGCGGCGGCGCCCGAAACGCCACTCACCGAGGGGGAGCGCCCAGAGTCACCCGGTCGTCTGGCTGGTGAGCGCCTGCTCGCACACGAGGTTGATCTGGTGATCGCGGTGAGCGAGGCCGAGCGGCACACGGTGTTGGATCGTTTCGGCGCGGATCCCGCCCGCGTGCGAGTCGTGCCGCTTGGTGTCGACACCGAGCTGTTCCACCCGGTGCTGGGTGGCGAGAGCGACGAGCAGCGCGACTGGCTGGAGCACGGTGGTCGCCCAGAGGTGCTGGTTGTCGGTCGGCTGCATCCCCTGAAGGGATTTGACCTCGCCATTGAGGCGGTCGCGGCCATTCCCGAAGACTCACGCCCGGTGTTGCGCATCGTGGGTGCTCCGCCACCCGACGGTGATGACCACGCGCGCGAGCTGCACGAAGCCGTAGCCAGACACGGCATGATCGCGACGACCGCGTTCGACGGCGCCCTGCGCCGCGGTGAATTGGCCGAGAGGATCAGGCGCGCGACGATCCTGCTCATTCCGTCGCACACGGAGACCTTTGGGCTGGTGGCGCTTGAGGCGTCGGCCTCGGGGATTCCGGTGATCGCGCGTGACACGGGCGGCCTGCGCGAAGCCGTGCTCAACGGCGAAACCGGTGTGCTGGTCTCGGGCGATGACCCCGCCGACTGGGCTGGCGCCATCGAGAAACTACTTGCAGATCCCGAACTGCTCGCAAGCATGGGCGCCAAAGCCCGCGAGCACGCGCTCTCGACCAGTTGGGAGTCCTCGGCTGAGCACCTGCTTGAGGCCTACCGCGCCCTGCTCGCGTCTCGCTAGCGCACCCACCCCGGCCACCCACCCCACTGACAGGCCATGGTTTCGTCGAGAAGCCATGAAATCCAATGGCCCCTCGACGAAGCCATGGCTTCTCGATGAGAGGTGTTGAGGGGGTGCTAGCGCGTTACTTCGCGACGAGCGTCGTTTCGAAGCGGTAGAGCTCGGGGCGGTAGCAGTGGTGACCGTACTCGATCGCCTTGCCTGAGTCGTCGAACGCGATGCGCTCCATGGTCAGCAGGGGGCCGCCACGTGACTCGCCCAGCAGGTCGGCCTCGTCGGCGGTCGCCCGGCGGGCACTGATGGACTGGTTCGCGATGCGGATCGTCACGCCCCGGGCACGCAGCAGCTGGTAGAGGCCCTTCGACCTCAGGTCCTCTTCAGTGATGTCGGTGAACTCCTGCGGCAGATAGTTCTCGAGGATCGCCACGGGTGCTCCGTCGGTGCCGCGCAGTCGGCGGATCCTCAGTACATCTGACCCAACCGCAATGCTCAGCTTCTCGGCAACCTCTTCGGGGCCGGAATGACCTCGTAGCTGAGCACCTCGGTGCTGGGCTCGTGGTGACCGTGCTGCAGATCCTCGTAGAGACTCGTGAGCTCAACCGGCCGGCTCACCTGGCCCTGTACGACCTGGGTGCCGATGCCGCGTCGCCGCACGAGGAGGCCCTTATCGACCAGTTCCTGGATCGCGCGCCGCACGGTGGGTCGCGAAAGACCGAGTCGCTCTCCAATAGAAATTTCATTCTCGAGACGCGACCCGGTTGGGATCTTGCCACTGCGGATCGCCTGCTCAAGCCGGCTGGATACCTGGTAGTACAGCGGCACGGGGCCTGTGCGATCGAGATCAGTGAAGAGCTCGTCCGGCCAGACTGGGGTCACACTCACGGGGTCCTCTTCCTGCACGCCTCGTCGATGCGGCTATGTACCGACAATAATACGTCTAGTGGGTGTGCTCCCAATCACAGGATTGTGATATTGTTAGGACATATTGGCTTGAAGGTGCGCCGGTGGTGGTGCCAGGGCTTTGAGAGGCGAAGATTGCACTATGACTGACGGTTTGGGTTTCGACGTTCTGGCGTTTGGCCGACTCGGTGTGGATGTGTACCCCCTGCAAGACGGGGTCGGGCTTGAAGACGTTGAAACGTTTGGCAAGTATCTGGGCGGTAGCGCGGCGAATGTGACCGTGGCGGCTGCGAGGTACAACCACTCGAGCGCACTGATCTCGCGTGTGGGCAACGATCCTTTTGGACGCTACCTGCTGCGCGAACTCGACAGGCTCGGGGTGGATCCACGATACGTCGGCACGGATCCCGAGTACCCGACGCCCGTGACGTTCTGCGAGATCTTCCCGCCAGACGACTTCCCGCTCTACTTCTACCGCAAGCCCAAGGCTCCGGATCTACAGGTCGCATCGACCGAGGTCGACCTGCAGGCTGTGCGCGACGCAAAGATCTTCTGGTTCACGCTGACCGGCCTGAGCGAGGAGCCCAGCCGCGCTGCACACCACACGGCGCTCGAGGCCCGCGCTGGCAAGCAGCACACCATCTTCGACCTCGACTACCGCCCGATGTTCTGGGCCGATCCGGCCGAGGCCACCGCCCAGGTAGCGCGAGCCATCGAGCACGTCACCGTCGCGGTTGGCAACAAGGAAGAGTGTGAGGTCGCCGTCGGCGAAACCGAGCCGATGCGCGCCGCCGATGCGCTGCTTGAGCGTGGCATTGAACTCGCGATCGTGAAGCAGGGCCCGAAGGGAGTGCTCGCGAAGACCCGCGACGAGGCCATCGAGGTGCCCCCGCACTTCGTCGACGTGATTAACGGACTTGGATCGGGCGACGCCTTTGGTGGCGCGCTCTGCCACGGCCTGCTTGAGGGCTGGAACCTGGAGCGGATCCTGCGCTTCGCCAACGTCGCCGGCGCGATTGTCGCCACCCGCCGCGAGTGCTCGACCGCCATGCCCGATGCTTCAGAGGTCGAAGCGATCCTACAGAAGGGTGCGTGATATGACTTCCGCACACGTTCCAACGGCCGAGGACTTCGCGCAGCTGCGTCGCACCCGCGCCGAAAACCCCGAGGCTATCGCCCAGGCGTTCGCCGGGCGTCGCCGCCGCAAAGTGGTTGAGGGTGACGGCCGCCTGTTCATTGTGGCGGCGGATCACCCGGCCCGCGGCGCGATCGCGGTGGGATCGAACCCGACCGCCATGGCCAACCGCTACGAGCTGCTTGAGCGCATGGCGCTGGCCATCTCGCGGCCGGGTGTTGACGGTGTGCTCGGCACCCCCGACATCATCGACGACCTCGCGGCGCTGGGTCTGCTCGACGACAAGATCGTTGTGGGCTCCATGAACCGCGGCGGCCTGCGGGGCGCCTCGTTTGAACTCGACGATCGTTACACCGCGTACAACGTCGACTCGATGGTGCGCGACGGGCTCGACTTTGCCAAGACGCTGATCCGGGTGGATCTCGACGACGCTGGCACTGCCCCGACGCTTGAGGCAACTGCGCGCGCGGTAGACGCTGCCGCTGCGGCGAAACTGCCGATCATGCTGGAGCCGTTTATGAGCAGCCGTGTGGGCGGTCGCGTCGTGAACGATCTTTCGGCCGAGGCCGTGATCCTGTCGACCGCGATCGCCTCGGGCCTCGGCAACTCCAGCGCTTACACCTGGATGAAGCTGCCGGTCGTGCCCGACATGGAGCGCGTGATGGAAGCGACAACCATGCCGACGCTGCTGCTCGGCGGCG is a genomic window containing:
- a CDS encoding Cgl0159 family (beta/alpha)8-fold protein, whose product is MTSAHVPTAEDFAQLRRTRAENPEAIAQAFAGRRRRKVVEGDGRLFIVAADHPARGAIAVGSNPTAMANRYELLERMALAISRPGVDGVLGTPDIIDDLAALGLLDDKIVVGSMNRGGLRGASFELDDRYTAYNVDSMVRDGLDFAKTLIRVDLDDAGTAPTLEATARAVDAAAAAKLPIMLEPFMSSRVGGRVVNDLSAEAVILSTAIASGLGNSSAYTWMKLPVVPDMERVMEATTMPTLLLGGDNGGDPDDIFSSWQNALALPGVRGLTVGRTLLYPADGDVAAAVDTAARLVHPGLGS